CTGAACGGATCGTCCGGATCAATACCGTAGTCCTTGAGCTTGCGGTAGAGAGTCGAACGGCCGATTCCGAGCTTCCGAGCCACCTGGCTCATCTGCCCGCGGTAGAATTTCAGCGCGAAACGAATCAGTTCCTCCTCGACATCAGCAAGCTTTCGAACGTTTCCACCATCATCCACGCTGGCAATGGCGCCATTCTGGGCTTCATCTTCTGCAACCGCGGTCGCCTTTTCGGCGGCACCGAAATGCGGATAGACGGGCGGCAACATTTGCGCTTCCACGATCGGCATGCGAGACGGGCCGGTCTCTTCCCAGACGAAGCCGGTCTTTTCGGCAACGACATAGCCGGGGATCTGCGTCGCGATCTGCGGAAAATCCTTGACGGTCAGTTCGCTGCCCTCGGCAAGCACAACTGCCCGGAAGATCGCATTTTCGAGCTGGCGAATATTGCCAGGCCAATCATAGGCGGTCAGCAATGCGAGCGCACCGGAGGTGATGTTCAGGGGAGCGGTAAGTCGCTGCTCGGCAGAGAACCGTTCGACGAAGGCACGTACCAGCACCGGCACATCTTCCTTGCGCTTGCGCAGCGCCGGGATGGTGATGGGGAAGACGTTGAGCCGATAATAGAGATCCTCGCGGAAGCGGCCTTCCCGCACTTCGTTGATCAGATCCTTGTTGGTTGCCGAGATCAGCCGGACATTGACCTTCTGGGGATGGCGCGCCCCGATCGTCTCGATCTCGCCTTGCTGGACGGCGCGCAGCAACTTGACCTGGACTTCGAGCGGCAGATCACCGATCTCGTCGAGAAACAGCGTGCCGCCATCGGCATCGACGAACTTTCCGGTGTGTTTTTCGGTCGCACCGGTGAAAGCGCCCTTCTCATGGCCGAAGAGGATGCTTTCGACCAGATTATGAGGGATGGCACCGCAATTGACAGTGATGAACGGCCTGCCG
This genomic stretch from Pararhizobium capsulatum DSM 1112 harbors:
- a CDS encoding sigma-54-dependent transcriptional regulator, with protein sequence MTSQILVIDDDPVQRRLLTNMIERLGHIAHLADNGRSGLELLERKRGNISVILLDLMMPEMNGHGFLEAVAERGIDIPVIVQTGQGGIETVVLAMQAGAFDFVVKPVSPERLSVALNNALKMENQESRGRPPKRSRSGAIGFDDVVSASPAMIRVLDLARRAAQSNIPIVLEGESGVGKEMVARAIQSSSDRAGRPFITVNCGAIPHNLVESILFGHEKGAFTGATEKHTGKFVDADGGTLFLDEIGDLPLEVQVKLLRAVQQGEIETIGARHPQKVNVRLISATNKDLINEVREGRFREDLYYRLNVFPITIPALRKRKEDVPVLVRAFVERFSAEQRLTAPLNITSGALALLTAYDWPGNIRQLENAIFRAVVLAEGSELTVKDFPQIATQIPGYVVAEKTGFVWEETGPSRMPIVEAQMLPPVYPHFGAAEKATAVAEDEAQNGAIASVDDGGNVRKLADVEEELIRFALKFYRGQMSQVARKLGIGRSTLYRKLKDYGIDPDDPFSEAA